CTCCGTTTCGGGGACTTCACCGACGATATCGCCGGCTTCGACGGTGTCGCCGACATCGACAGTCGGCGTAAACTCCCACTCCGTCTCGAAGTCAATCCCGGGGGCGTCGACCCCACGGTCCAAAAAGGCCGTTCCCATCTTCTCCTCGAGGACGTCAAGTGGACGCTGCACGCCGTCGTAGATGGCGTCCAGTACACCCGGTCCGAGGTCGACGCTGAGCGGTTCGCCCGTGTTCTGGACGGGTTCGCCCGGGCCGACGCCGGAGGTTTCCTCGTACACCTGAATCGTGGTCAGGTTCCCTTCGATTTCGATAACCTCTCCCATCAGCCCTTCGTCGCCGACGTAGACGACGTCGTTCATCCGGGCGTCGAGGTCCGTGGCGGTCACGACAGGACCACTCACGCTTTCGATTACACCGTCTTGATCGACGGATTCGATGTCTTCTGCCTGGCTCATAGTGTTACTCGCTGTCGCTGTCTTCTTCCTCGTCCTCTTCCATCAGGTCGATACCGATCGCGCGTTTGATCTGGTCGCGCAGTCCGCCGCCACCGGTGCCGCTACCGATCGTCACGACGACCGGCTCGACGCTGGTCTCGACGTTCTGGCGAACGTTTCGCGAGAGGTGATCGAGGTCGTCGTCGTGCATCACGACGATACCGACATCCTCGTCGTCTAACGCCGTCGTGACGGCATCGTCTAGCTCCGACTCCTTCTCGTCGTCCGGGACGTTCTCGAATCGGCGAACGCCCGCGAGTCGGAACCCAGTGGTGAACTCCGGACTGCCGACGACTGCAATTTCCTGGCTCATAGGATCACCAACTCCTCTTCGATCTCGCTCTCCGACAGGCCGACTTCTCGGCCCCGTGCGATCGCGCGAATGTTCTCGACCTCGCGCTCCTTGGCGAGAATGTACGACAGCACGGCCGACACGGAGGCCGGGTAGATACTCGAGAGCGTATCAGCGTACTGGAGCAACGCAGCGTCTAGTGCGTGCTCGAACTGGATAAGGCTGTCAGCCTCACGCAGTCGACCCAGTGCGCCCGAGAGTCGGTCGCCGTAGCGCTTGTTCTCGGCGATGTGATCGACGAGCGCGTCATAGTCGCCGACGAGTCGGTTCAGATCCGACGCATCGAACAGCACGCCGCCCTCGATGTAGTAGGCTGCCGGATCCAGATCCGCGCCACTGCGTGCGAGCCGCAGCGCGTTCCGGGCGTTCCGGAAGTCGATCTCGGCCTGCAAGAACTCGATGTACCGTGCTTCCGGCCCCTCATGGGGCTGGGTTCGCCCCGGCGAGCGACTCACGTCCTCGAGTAGGTGCTCGTAGAACTCACGATCCAGCGCGTTCTCGAGTGGCACGAGTGCGCCAGTCTCTTCGTACTCCTCGTGGGCGGCCGAGAGCGATTCGTAGAAAATCGTTCCCGACACCACTTCGATCGCGTCCTCGATCGTATCGACCTCGAGCAGTCGATCGATCGTCCGGTCGTCGAGTTCACCGGCGCGGATGAGGTCGGTCTGGACCTCCTCGGGGTCGGTCTCGGTGTAGATCCCGCGGATGATCGTCTTCAGGTTCATGACGTCGAACTTCCGCAGGTACCGAGAGACGAGGTCGTACAGTCGCCCCTCGGACCAGTCGAGGAGGTCCTCGAAGTGCTTTGCGAGGTTGCGGTTCAAGGCGTACTCGATCAGGTCGACACCCGAAAAGCGCGTTCCGAGCGCGTTAACCTCCCGTTCGTACTCCGTTTCCTCCATGAACCGCGCGATTTCACTCGGCCCCATCCGGATCAGCTTCCGATAATCTTCGTCCGCGAACAGCGAGGCTCGGCGCGACCGAACGCGAGCGTTCACGTATTCCGGATTCGAGGCACCTAGACTCATTGCTCGAAGAGTTGGTTGCTGATCTCCCGGAGGTTGTCTTCCCACACGTCCTCGAGTACCGAGTCGAACGTGTTGTTGACGCGAACACGGGACTGTTCGCTCTCGACGACGACGCCGCCGAGACAGTCGTATTCGCCGGCGAACTCGTAGCCATCGTAGTCGTCGAGGATCGACTCGATCAGGTCCTGGTCGTCTGCACGACCGTAGACGCTGACGTCGTTATCCTCATCGAACTCCGTGCTCGCAGCGTCGAGGAGTGCACGGGTGAGCTCTTCACGCGTGTCGCCCTCGAGTGCGGTGAGTTCGCCCTCGACTTCCTCGCGGACGTCACCGAGGACGTCGCGGCGGGCCTCCAGGCGCTTTTGTTTCGCCTCCAGCTTGGCGCTGGAGAGTCGCTGTTCGCGCAACTGCTCGATCTCACGGTCGGCCTCCGTCTCGGCCGACTCGCGGATCTCCTCGGCATCAGCCTCGGCTGCCGATTCGATCTCCTCGGCGCGAGCCTCACCCTCGTCGCGGATGTCCTCCGCACGCGCGTGGGCCTCATCTCGAATGTCTTCTACGACTGTGTCCAAACTCATTGTAAGAGAAGGGGGACGGGGTTATCCGACGATGAAGACGACGACCAGTGCCAGAATCACGAGCGTCTCAGGAAGAACGGTCATGATCAGGCCCGGGACGAACATGTCGTCGTCCTCGGCGATCGCGCCGACTGCAGCAGCGCCGATACCGCGCTCTGCGTAGCCAGCTGCGAGTGCTGCCAGACCGACTGCGATTGCT
The DNA window shown above is from Natrialba magadii ATCC 43099 and carries:
- a CDS encoding V-type ATP synthase subunit F yields the protein MSQEIAVVGSPEFTTGFRLAGVRRFENVPDDEKESELDDAVTTALDDEDVGIVVMHDDDLDHLSRNVRQNVETSVEPVVVTIGSGTGGGGLRDQIKRAIGIDLMEEDEEEDSDSE
- a CDS encoding V-type ATP synthase subunit C, whose amino-acid sequence is MSLGASNPEYVNARVRSRRASLFADEDYRKLIRMGPSEIARFMEETEYEREVNALGTRFSGVDLIEYALNRNLAKHFEDLLDWSEGRLYDLVSRYLRKFDVMNLKTIIRGIYTETDPEEVQTDLIRAGELDDRTIDRLLEVDTIEDAIEVVSGTIFYESLSAAHEEYEETGALVPLENALDREFYEHLLEDVSRSPGRTQPHEGPEARYIEFLQAEIDFRNARNALRLARSGADLDPAAYYIEGGVLFDASDLNRLVGDYDALVDHIAENKRYGDRLSGALGRLREADSLIQFEHALDAALLQYADTLSSIYPASVSAVLSYILAKEREVENIRAIARGREVGLSESEIEEELVIL
- a CDS encoding V-type ATP synthase subunit E gives rise to the protein MSLDTVVEDIRDEAHARAEDIRDEGEARAEEIESAAEADAEEIRESAETEADREIEQLREQRLSSAKLEAKQKRLEARRDVLGDVREEVEGELTALEGDTREELTRALLDAASTEFDEDNDVSVYGRADDQDLIESILDDYDGYEFAGEYDCLGGVVVESEQSRVRVNNTFDSVLEDVWEDNLREISNQLFEQ